The genomic stretch tccaaaaattattttacgTAAGGATGACAAaagattttcaaattatttaatgcagtatttatgtgaaatgataggatttaccctcatagaatttaaaaaaaaaaaaaaaatgtcatctaataaggccaaaaaaaaaaaaattacaaccttATTCAATCACTACTTTGGTTTGAATaaacttttccttttaattataAGTTTCTAACTTTTAATTAATAACTTCTAAAATTGTAATTTCTAATTTCTAACTAATAGtcgatgctttttttttttatatatatatttttattattaacatATAGTTGCAGTCCTAATCAATTCTGGAACTTAACACTGATAATTAGACACAATTAAATTGTACAATAATTGCTTGCAAAGAAGAAATGATCATAGTTTACTGTTTATAAACACATTCGAAAAATGAGACGCACAAGTCATATATTACACACATTGCTTGAACTTCCTACAATTTTCCCAGCTAATGTACAATGTCCCCACCACattgagaagaagaaatgaaaatgcACAAGCAAGCTGGAGAGTGGTTTCAATGTCCAGACCATATTGCTGCTTATCCACAACAGTGTGAGGAAGCAAGAGTTGTATATTATCATGATTCGGGATGCAAAGTTTCATTGACAAGGACCTGCTCATGCAAATCATAAGAAGTTGCACCATCAGAAGCCGGAAGTAAATGATCTTCTGGGGTAGGGTTCAAAGTACCTCCCTCGACATCGTTAGGTGTGTCATCCTCATCTTCTCTTTCATCTTTAGGTGTATCATCCACATCTTCTGTTTCATCCTTAGGCGTGTCATCCACATCTCTTTCATCATTCTTCTTGCTAGGATTCTCACCTGCGGTATTCGTTGGAGTGCCTGGAATCAATTCCGGCCTAGCTTCAACACCTACCCTCCGTAGATGCAGCTGCAACATTCCACTTGCCAGTTCAGGAATACAGGAGATAGTGCCAAATATGAACCAGGGGCCAAATAATTGTAGCATTATTCCAGAGTACCTGAAGATGTAGATTAACTTCATCTGGGCGGGAAAGAAATGGGAAATCACCTCCAGTCTTGAGGTATGCTCGCCTAGCCCCAGGGTACCTTTCACCCAGTTGTTCTTTCAGTTCTTGAGGTGTAGCACAATAGTCATTCGTCTACAATGACCAACCAATATGTATCCATGATTGAAAAAATCAATAGGAATATCATCACAACATTTGCTCTTTGTATTCCAAAATGCTTCCAAACAGAACAAACCAAGGAAGGAGTtctaaaataaaacagaaaagataCTTGAAAGAATAagaattattaaaagaaattagCTATAAAGTAGCATCTCTATTGCACATTGACTAGCATTTTAGTATGATAGCTTCCAAACACTTGTAAACAATACAAAAGGACGACGACTTCcaccaaaaaatgaagaaaatctaACTAAAGttttaaatcaatgaagaagccaaaagaaaaaaaaaatctatttaatTTGTCAAGGATCATTGGTTACATTATAATTTAATACTGTATCTAGGAATAGTTATTGCATCTCATATCTAACCTTTTCACTGCTCTCAGAATGCCCATAAATCACTACGAGAAGGGAAACTATATTTGATGCATCTCATACCCAACCTGTTCACTGCTCTCAGAAAGTCCATAAATCACCATGGGAAGAGAAAATATAAGAGATAATGAACCctagtcaatttttaccacaatGACTTGCCAATTTTTTCTCCTCAAAAGAGAGGATATGTGATTGAATGAACAATACTACAATTCTCAAAACTCTCGACTCAACAACCATCCAAAGACTCATACATTGAAATGTAGCTGGATGAAACAGAACAGACCAGCAACATTAGTCTAGGTGTTTTGCTGCTATGCTTCACAAAAGTTGTGAACCAGCTCAAGATCTGGCAAGGATTACTAGGATTCATAGTTGTGGGCAATTTTTTAAGGCATTAACCACTGTATGCCTGGATTAATCCAGACAAAAATAACAGTGATTTTTTTATGCAAGGGAGGCAAATCAAAAGTTTGAGTTCTTGCAGTCACCCTTCAATCTGTGATTAGAAAGAAATCTAAAAAGATGCTGTATGTAAGAATAAGAGCAGACACAATCTTCTCTTATGGTTAATTTGTATCCATATAGGGATATCAGAAATTTTCGGTTTTATCATTGTTACTTTAAATTTTGTACAAAGCATATTTATTTGTTCCCAAGGGGAAGTGATTGATGAAACTGCAAAGAAATATCAAAGTGGGTTTCAGGTTACATACATCCATTATAGTGATAAATGAATCTGAAAGCAACAGAGGTCCAACTGATGCAGCATCTGCAGTCAAAGATAATCTTGAAGCTAGGTCGTCTTTTGATAGTGTCTCGACCTGTTGAGATATTCAAgagcagaaaagaaaagaataaacaGGCTTTGCAAATAAACAATGATATAACTTAATTTTTCAGGCAAAGAAGAGCAGACTTTTCAATATTAAGAGAAAAGAAGTGGCTAGTGCACAAGAATACAAATAAGACAAATGCTAATACTTTCTGAACAAGAGTTGTTAATGTAGAACTACTCCCGAACCAGGAGAATTCCAGCGGAAGATTAGCTTGCGATAGCATAGCAGGAAAAGATCATAACCAGATTAGGAGAAAGGTTAAAACTTAATCAAAACAACTCAGACGACTATGAAACTCTGGTTGAGTAGACTATTTAAAAGAGGAAATAATTCTGCGAAGCATAACTTGAATCTGATGCTTGGATTTCCACTTATGAAAGAATCCTTCTGCAGGTAGGATTGAGCAATACTGCAGAATCGATGGGCAGAATTCTGGGGGCTATAAGAGTAGTTAACCCATGGTCTAAATTGAAATAATGATCAAGCAGGATTCAGAGAAGAACTGAAGTTCAAATATCTGAAATTTAAAGAAGTTGAATTCAACTAGAATGTCTGGAATCCAGTAGAATTTTAGGGTTCTGAAAACAAGAACTGAATTCAGAAAttaataatgaactaattttaACAATGAAACATTAAATGCCACACAGATTCAGAAATAGAATGATTCGGTTCCAGAAAACCCACATATTGAGAAGTAATAATTAGGAAAGAAGAATAGTTGAAGAAAAGTGAGGAAAGATCCCACCTGGGAAGAAAGATGAACACAActaggagggggaggagggagacaaaactaggaggaggaggagggagatCAGTTCTAGAATACCAATCCTGCATGCACTGCTCAACACCACCAAAACTATtaagaaaactcaaaattctttaATCAAAACATGTTCAATTGATTGTGGGGGGTGTTTACATATATTTAACCTCTTAAATTTCCTAGATTGACTCATAAAAATTCTCCTAATCACTCCCTTATGCTGATTTAAAGTAAATAGAAATCTTAAAAGCAGTTCAAGTatcctaatctaactcaaacaGTAGACTACTAATTCCATGTACTAACTTCACCCCCATtttatgggcttataaattaggcTTATTacaatgaagcctatgaaaataaatagcccagcctataatatatatagatatatatatttttgataggtagggaggggaaGTAAATAACAGCCAGGAGGCTCGGACtagagacctcctggtgagcatgggccTTTTTCctaccacagctcaccaactacgctaggcagttgttgttccAACCTATAATACTACTACCTAAAACTCAATTTCAGCCAATTGGACAGCCATGAACACCTTGTGGGCCTCCCAAGCTTGGGTCTAAGCCTCCATACGGGATCACAGTTTGATGCAACTGCATCAGTTGTATAATACATTTAGAGAGTATAGTACTACCGAGTCATATTTTTATATTGTAAATAAAGTATAAAATGCTCAGAAATTTACTTCATGAATATGTCGAGGACTACTAACAATGCAAAACTAACTTGAAGACAAGCTTTGAATATAATGTAGACATTACCTGGCTGACAACAAAGTCAACAGAGTCTGCAATAAATGGTTCATGCGGACCATCCCTAATTCCTATTAAGACATATCGCTTCAGCAAAAAAGAAGGTGTCCAGCGAACACTGCAAAGAAGATAAGACACAGATTAGACAAAATGTATAATTGAAGAGAAAATAAGGAGATATGATTCTTTACAATAATTTGGTATCATGGATTCAAAGGGAAGTTCTGGGACACAACACGAGAAAGACTGAGTAATGCCAGGATGAATAGTTAGTTCAATCCAGATCATATAGAGCATATGTTTCTATCAGATGTCACCAAGACCCTCGAAAGGGAAAAAACTATGGACCACCCAGGTGGGTGATCTTCTAAAATCACACCAGACAGTAAATGCCCCAACTTTCATGACGTTGGCAACCGACTGTTTGATGGACAGGTCAAGGCCTCCATTGGTCACATGTAGCTTTTCAGCATCGAATTCAATCATTCATCCTCCCATGTAATGGCATGCCCCTCCATGTATATCCATGCACCCTCTTCATGGTCCTGGATGTTCTAATGGTTTGTTTTTCTGCATGGCTAAGAGGGCAGACCTCGGCGCAATTGTGAGGTTGCTCCACTGAGACCTGGTGGTTGCAGGTTtgagtcgggaaacagcctctccgcgaagCAAGGCAAGGCTGCAatgctgcatacattatgaccctcccaagACCCCTCTGTGGCAAgaaccttgtgcactgggtacgcccttttttgttttgctgCATGGCTACCTTGGACTGGACTCAAAATTGATATGTGGGCTGGGGAACTTGGGGCAACCTGTCCCATAAATTTTGGCCCCATTGGAGCTGCTATGTGGAAGATATTTTATGTCAGGTACGGTTTTGAATGGTCAACAAAGTGGGTGTCCATTGTGCTCTGGTGGTCAGGGTTTCAAGACAGGAAAAACAGCCTCTCTGAGAAGCAGGGGTCAATCTGCGCACATATCTACCCTTCCCGAACCCTGCAGTGGCAGAAGCCTAGTGCACTGggcacccccttttttttttttccaaccaaaGTGGGTGTCCCATAACAAGACCCATTCGTAAACTAACTGCAGAAAAATGCAATTCTACCTGCATTGACTTAGTCACCTGAACAACCATTGATAACATTCTTGTTCATTTGAAAGGAGGACAAAAAGAGCAACAGAGAAACCGTCATTCTAGATTTTCCCAAAGTTTTGGAGAGGAATTACCCAACACGTTTCTTAGGATCACTGGCTATAAGGGGGTTTCGTTGGGCTACCATGACAATTTCCTTCCCAAGCATCAAGATTGAACACATTCATAAATCATAACATACGATCTACTTAATCTTGTAGCATTATTAGAATGCAAGCTGCAATAGAATTTCACAATTCTGCTAATGAGATGTGAAGGTTCAAACAATTAGCAAAGCATAGATGATCATGCTTGCTGTGAGATTTAAATGTATGCAATCCTATGCATGAGAATGGACTATGAGAAGAATACACAGGAGCCCATGGCATAGAAGCAGCAAAACTTCGTGTCTCCAAAAACGAGTTTGAGAGTATCAATGATTTAACACGTCTTGGACGGTGCTGAGCAAATAGTTGAGCTATGAAACCTCCCAATGATGTTCCATAAAGATGtacctgaaaaataaaataagtgagATTATCTAAGAAGTACTTGAGTGGTTGGGAAGTAAAGCCATGATGAACGAGCACAACTATGCAACAAAGTACAATAAATATCATTTATACTACTCCTAACTCTGTACATTCACTAACTGCAAAGTCTAACTTCCTCTGACATCCAGATAACAAATCATACCGTGGTTCCAGCTAAACATATTTAATTTTCATAATCCATGTTTTAAGTAGCACATATGAgcatgaagaaaaagaaaaagtaaagtaACTTCGTATTTACGGAAGCAACCATGAAGCTAGCTTCGTATTTAACAAGCTAAACACCATGGACTGCAGGATTTACATTGTTATCAGTTAGAGCTGGCAATACTGCAGGGATCCTCAAATTTATTTGAAGCCAAGGtttttaaaatgtaaaaaaaattagtgaTTGATTAATTAATTCTCTTTCTAGATGGAATTTCTTCTAGATAGATTTTTATTATATGTGTTAAATTCAACAATAAACAACCAATCAACTCAAACTCCACCAGTTCAGGTGAACATCACTAAGGTACAATATGACCTTCTGAGATCCAAACAAACCCTTGAACCCATATTCAACCTTTTTGGCTATTCCTTAAGGAATAAAACTGTTTTACACATATTTACAACGTTCTTAGTCATTCATAAGTAACTGttatgtgtttttctttataaaacTCAAACAGATAGACTTAACAAACACAATGCAATGCATATTAGCAAGAAATTTGAGGTCTACTGTAGTACTGCCAGTGTCATATCAACCTTGAACatggggcggaatgttggaCAGTTAAGAAATGTCATATAATGAAGTTATGTGTAAAAtaaatgaggatgttaagatggatgtgtggcaaaataAGGAAGCATAAATTAATGAATGATCATATcaaagctgatttgggagttactCCAATCAACGACAAGCTCCACGAAAGTCGTTTAAAGTGGTATGACCATGTCCAACAGAGGCCCCAATAAGGatgagtgatctgattcagattgaaagagctaaaagagttggggcaggcctaaaacgaccataggagaagtagtgaggaatgacatgctttgtctaggtcttgtcccaaggatgacctcagatagagccGATTGGAAAGCAAGGAtccttgtagccgaccccatttggCTAAGATTTCCTTGACTTAGTGGTGCTGGGTCTTTCCTTTGACTTTCATTTTAATTGCAACTCCTATTTCTGttttgcacggatccatgtagctgaccccattaagttgggataaggccgaGTTTGTTGTCGAAATTTTCATATCAATGAAAATATTTCCTTAGAAAAGAGAACACATAACTAGGATAAATTTCCATATGGAAACTTTTGAACTAGAAGAAATTTGAAGAAGATACATAAGCTACAACTGAAAGTTCAGGGAACTAAAATACGCATCATTACACACTTGAGAAGTCGAAAGCTAAACACCCCCCTTCCACAgctaaaaagtaaaaagaagaaaagaagggaagttGTTAATGACAACTAGAAGAAGATTAAAGAACTAACATAGGCGCTGCCAAACTGGTGAGAAGATATAACCAGTATCATCTCAGTTAATTTAGCCACATTCAACAGTTATCTAATACAAATAATTAACCAATAATTAATATGGTATACTAAAACAAAGCAAATGTGAAACAATATTACCAACAAGCCATTTTTTTCAGAATTAACTATGTAGTTTAAAAAATATCATGTTGTATGTAGATCTATTTCACATATGACACATCTATGCCTGGTCTGTGTTTCGTGGCATATGTTTTTGTTTTGCAATGATCTACTTAAAATTATCATCAACAATAGCTAAAAATACGTAACAGTTTCAACAAAGAACATTAGATGATGGGACAGCATAAGGAAATATGCACTGAATATTTTCTCACAATGTAAAGTCTCTTTGAATGTGTTCaatattttgataaacaaaactaaaatttatgaaattgaaataacacCACATGCTGCCAAAGGGTAAAAACGACAATAATCTATGGGCCATATAAGCTAATCTAAGATTCAGAGGGAACTGCGATAGTTCAAATTATATCAGAAGTACCTAGAGACAGCATATACAAGAAAAACTATAGACAGAAAGAAGAACCAAAATATCCCTACAACCCTACCCCTTTATCCTTACGAGGACACT from Macadamia integrifolia cultivar HAES 741 chromosome 14, SCU_Mint_v3, whole genome shotgun sequence encodes the following:
- the LOC122061592 gene encoding maspardin, whose product is MKGVFSAPGDYIHFKSKVPLHKITIGSKQWRYYDFGPKVVPPLICIPATAGTADVYYKQIMLLSMKGYRVISVDIPRIWNHNEWVLAFEKFLDAIDVHHVHLYGTSLGGFIAQLFAQHRPRRVKSLILSNSFLETRSFAASMPWAPVVRWTPSFLLKRYVLIGIRDGPHEPFIADSVDFVVSQVETLSKDDLASRLSLTADAASVGPLLLSDSFITIMDTNDYCATPQELKEQLGERYPGARRAYLKTGGDFPFLSRPDEVNLHLQLHLRRVGVEARPELIPGTPTNTAGENPSKKNDERDVDDTPKDETEDVDDTPKDEREDEDDTPNDVEGGTLNPTPEDHLLPASDGATSYDLHEQVLVNETLHPES